A window of Actinomycetota bacterium genomic DNA:
TCACGTCCGGCCGGCCACGATCGGGGGCCTGGACGTCCCGGCCGCGACCGCGGAGTACGACCTGCGGGCGTTGCTGGCCAGCGGTGTCCGCGTCCTGGCGGTGGAAGAGGATCTCGCCGCGCGGGGGCTGGGCGCAGCCGATCTCGTGGACGGCATCGAGACCGTGCCGGAAGCGGCTCTGGCCCCTCTCCTGACCGAGCAGGATGTAACCCTCACGTGGAGCTTGACATGAGTGAGACTGTTCCCCGCCGTCAGCAGCAGGAGATCGACGTCCGCGGTCCCCGCTGCTCGGCGGCGATCACGATGACGGTGCTGGCGTTGGCCTTGATCATCCGGGGGCCGGTCGGGATGGCGCTGGTCGCCTGGCAGACCGTGGTGTTCGCCGTCGGCGCGATCGCGGGGCTGCGGTGGTCGCCGTACGGCAACCTGTTCCGGATCGTCAAGCGTCGCCTCGACCTGGGACCGCCCCCGGAGACCGAGCCGGAGGGCCCGCCCCGCTTCGCGCAGGCCAGTGGCCTGGTGTTCACGCTGGCAGCGCTGGCGGCGTTCGCCGTTGGGGCTCAGACGCTCGGGTGGGTCCTGACCGGCGTGGTCCTGGCGCTGTCGGCGCTGCTGGCGCTGACGGGGATCTGCGTGGGGTGCGAGCTGTACGTCGTCGGCCAGCGGCTGCGGTCGCGGCGAGCCTGACGCAGGTGGAGGATCTGGTGGTGCGCCTGGCGGTGGTCGTCGCCGTCGTCGGTGCCGTGGCACTGGTCGGAGCGTGGTGGCGGCGCCGCGAAGGCCAGGTCCGCCGCCCCGCCGGGGCCGGCTTCTCGCGCGCGGAGCTGCACGAGGTCGGGCTGGACGACGAGAGCGTCGCGGTGCGCGGGTTGCTGTTGACGTCGCCGACCTGTGCGCCGTGCCGCACGGTCAAGCGCGTCCTGACCGAGGTGGGCGACGCCCGCCCGGGGTTCGCCTGGGTGGCGGTCGACGTCGCCCACCATCTGGACCTCGCCCGCCGCCACCACGTCCTGCGGGTCCCGACCCTGTTCCTGGTCGACGCCGACGGCCGCGTGCTGGCCAGGACCAGTGGCGTCCCCGCGGTCCGCGACATCGCACGGGTCGTTGACCAGCCTGCCGGCGATGACGCCCGGGGCGCGCTGGCCTGAACCCGCCGGTGGCGTGACGAGCCACTCATGTCGCCGCAGGCGGTAGTGGCCCGAGCGGTAGTGGCCTGATCTGTCCGGGGACATCCACCGCATCGTGGCCATGATCCGTCTGGACTACAGACCCCCGGCCTCGCTGGCCGATACCTTCCCCGACGGTCCGGGCCCTGCCTGAGGGCTCCGGCCTGCCTCACGAGGAGCCGACGTGGCCGAGCAGGCACGGGGCGGGGCGCGGCCCCGGTGGGTGGGACGTGC
This region includes:
- a CDS encoding DUF4395 domain-containing protein; the encoded protein is MSETVPRRQQQEIDVRGPRCSAAITMTVLALALIIRGPVGMALVAWQTVVFAVGAIAGLRWSPYGNLFRIVKRRLDLGPPPETEPEGPPRFAQASGLVFTLAALAAFAVGAQTLGWVLTGVVLALSALLALTGICVGCELYVVGQRLRSRRA
- a CDS encoding thioredoxin family protein, translating into MEDLVVRLAVVVAVVGAVALVGAWWRRREGQVRRPAGAGFSRAELHEVGLDDESVAVRGLLLTSPTCAPCRTVKRVLTEVGDARPGFAWVAVDVAHHLDLARRHHVLRVPTLFLVDADGRVLARTSGVPAVRDIARVVDQPAGDDARGALA
- a CDS encoding DsrE family protein — translated: MVTRVLSVLRNADPGAPRAADPVIDLNAYALAEDVELTLVLKAAGVELGLAGAHVRPATIGGLDVPAATAEYDLRALLASGVRVLAVEEDLAARGLGAADLVDGIETVPEAALAPLLTEQDVTLTWSLT